The Trichoderma atroviride chromosome 5, complete sequence genome contains a region encoding:
- a CDS encoding uncharacterized protein (TransMembrane:6 (i57-78o84-106i118-137o157-174i181-200o212-233i)) produces the protein MSNQGRKCEYEERERCRSVSSNEPDLERLRTKGGHIDNRDQPSLPIVHRSFANPAPLGLLSFATGVFLLSMLGVHARGIVEKNILVGVFVFFGGVCQFISGIMEFVAGNTFGATVFPAYAALSLSFALIFIPGSGIIDAYSDAEGHLLPEFSQALSLYLWSWLILNAIFTVASIRSSWPLFMALLLFNVELTLLATGYMVGNETLLVAGNSVGFPVALCAYWSGCAGLWSGGITPFTLPTFPMYTYV, from the exons ATGTCCAACCAAGGCCGAAAGTGCGAATatgaggagagggagaggtgCCGATCCGTGAGCTCAAACGAGCCGGATCTTGAAAGACTTCGAACCAAAGGCGGCCATATTGACAATCGTGATCAGCCTTCGCTACCTATTGTTCATCGAAGCTTTGCAAATCCTGCACCCTTAGGCCTTCTATCTTTTGCCACAGGAGTATTTCTACTCTCAATGCTTGGTGTCCATGCACGCGGCATTGTGGAAAAGAATATCTTGGTGGGAGTTTTTGTATTCTTTGGTGGAGTATGCCAGTTTATTTCTGGAATCATGGAGTTTGTTGCCGGAAACACG TTTGGAGCTACAGTCTTCCCAGCATATGCGGCTTTGAGCCTGAGCTTCGCACTCA TCTTTATTCCAGGATCAGGCATTATTGATG cgTACAGTGATGCCGAGGGACATCTCCTTCCCGAATTCAGTCAGGCGCTCTCCTTGTATCTATGGAGCTGGCTCATACTGAACGCCATATTCACCGTCGCATCCATTAGAAGCTCTTGGCCATTATTCATGGCCCTTTTACTTTTCAATGTCGAATTGACACTCCTCGCCACAGGCTACATGGTTGGCAATGAGACTTTATTAGTAGCTGGAAATTCCGTTGGTTTCCCGGTGGCATTGTGCGCCT ATTGGTCTGGGTGTGCAGGATTGTGGTCAGGAGGCATAACTCCATTTACACTTCCAACGTTCCCTATGTACACATATGTCTGA